A window of [Clostridium] innocuum genomic DNA:
CCACCGTTCCATGTTCAGTGAAGAGGAACAGCAAAAGCTGATGGCTGCATTGCAAAGCTATCATATTGCAGACCCGCAGGATGTGGATTCCCTGCTTACAAAATTAAGCTCCACCTTTTCCGCAAAGCTGACCAACTGGATTGATGTTGACTTTGTGGACTGGGGATCCGACCACAGTGCCAATCGCAAATTCCTTCTGTTGAAGGATGCGATTCTTGATAAACAGAGGATACAGTTTTCCTACCATTCCTCCTATGGCGCCAGCACTACAAGAACGGTTGAACCATTGCAGCTGCTGTTTAAGGGGTCCGCATGGTATCTGATCGGCTACTGTACAGGAAAACAGGCACAGCGTTATTTCAAGCTGAACCGCATGGAGAACCTGTATAACACAAAGGAACATTTTGAGCGGGAGCTGGATACATCCAGTCTGCCGCATGATCAGAATGAATATAAGAAGGATTTGATCCATCTGGTTCTGGAAATGAAGGAAAATGTCGCCTATCGCATCTTCGATGAATATGATTCCTCCTGCTTCCGGCGAAGAGAGGATGGAAGCTTTCTTGTTACCATTGATTTTCCAAAAAGCGAATGGATATACGGGTATCTCATGTCCTTTGGAGATTCCCTACGCATCCTGGAGCCTGTGGATATACGGGATGAGGTTATCAATAGAATGCGACATGCAGTCAAGCAGTATGAGTAATATGACATACTGATGTCCTATATGGTGTGATAGGATATAGAAAAAGGAGATGGAAGCGATGGAAAAGAATATAAAGCTTGACTATAAGAAAAAGTATAAGGACCTCTATCAGCCGAAAACCACGGGTATGCTGATCGATATAGCGGCAATTCCCTTTCTGATGGTGGATGGAAAAGGAAATCCGAATGAGGAGGATGGTGATTACAGCAA
This region includes:
- a CDS encoding YafY family transcriptional regulator, whose protein sequence is MQIQRMFEIVYILLQKRRVTAKELAEHFEVSTRTIYRDLDALSMAGIPLYTNKGHQGGIFLMEDYVLHRSMFSEEEQQKLMAALQSYHIADPQDVDSLLTKLSSTFSAKLTNWIDVDFVDWGSDHSANRKFLLLKDAILDKQRIQFSYHSSYGASTTRTVEPLQLLFKGSAWYLIGYCTGKQAQRYFKLNRMENLYNTKEHFERELDTSSLPHDQNEYKKDLIHLVLEMKENVAYRIFDEYDSSCFRRREDGSFLVTIDFPKSEWIYGYLMSFGDSLRILEPVDIRDEVINRMRHAVKQYE